A section of the Elizabethkingia anophelis R26 genome encodes:
- a CDS encoding dihydrofolate reductase family protein, which yields MDDDMGFEDFLQNIDTIFYGRVSYDAWGNYQPESDADASEKDMWNEIHSKQKIVFSHQDRSDENANFITSDIIDKVDEIKKQNGKDIWLYGGANLIKTFICLGLIDVYKISLHPVVLGKGKPLFEDLKNSIGLKLLDTRIFKSGVIELTYQPE from the coding sequence ATGGATGATGACATGGGCTTTGAGGATTTTCTCCAAAATATTGACACTATATTTTACGGTAGGGTAAGCTATGACGCCTGGGGCAATTATCAGCCTGAATCTGATGCCGATGCTTCAGAAAAAGATATGTGGAATGAAATACATTCAAAACAAAAAATTGTCTTTTCCCATCAGGACAGATCAGACGAAAATGCAAATTTTATTACCTCCGACATCATTGATAAAGTTGATGAAATCAAGAAGCAGAATGGTAAAGATATATGGTTATACGGAGGAGCCAATCTTATAAAAACATTTATCTGTCTGGGACTTATTGATGTTTATAAAATATCACTGCATCCCGTTGTATTAGGAAAAGGGAAGCCATTATTTGAAGATCTTAAAAACAGCATTGGATTAAAATTACTGGATACCCGAATTTTTAAATCCGGAGTTATAGAGCTTACTTATCAGCCCGAATAA